The genomic region CCGGCCCAGGACCGTCCGGCCGACGTGCACGTGGCGGCCGAGCGGCACCCCGAGGTGGCCGCTCCGCCCGCTCCCGCCGCGGCCCCGCCCGTTCCCGCCGCGGCCCCGCCCGCCCCGCAGCAGCCCGCCCCGCAGCAGCCTCCCGCGCCGGCACCCCAGCAGCCGCCGCCCAGTGGTCGACACCTGCCGCGCCCGGCTCCGCCGCGCCCGCCCAGCAGTCCGCTCCGCAGCAGTCCGCGCCCGCCCAGCAGTCCGCGTCCGCCCAGCCCGCCGCCCAGCCCTCCGCGCCGCACGCGGCCGGGTCCGGCGGCCTGTCGCTGGTCGACGTGCGTCGGCTGTGGCCCGACATCGTCGAGGCCACCAAGCTGCGCCGGCGGGTGGCGTGGATGATCCTCACCCAGAACTGCCAGGTGGTCGGGCTCGAGGGCAACGTGCTGACCGTCGGGTTCTCCAACGTCGGTGCGCGCGACTCCTTCGTGGCCGGCGGCTGCGACGCGGTGCTGCGCCAGGCCGCGATCGACGTGGTCGGAGCCGAGTGGCGCATCGAGACGATCATCGACCCCGGCACCCAGGTCGACGCCTCCCGCCCCGCGGCACCGGCGCCGGCCGCACCCGCCGCACCTGCCGCGCCCGCGGATCCCGCTCCTCAGCAGGTTGCGCCGACCGCGCCCGCCCAGCAGCCGGGTCACGACGCCCCGCCGGCCGGCGCGGACCAGGCGCCGCCCGAGGCCCGCGCGCCGCGCGCGCCCGACCACGACCCGATCCACCTGGCCCGCCAGGCGGTCCAGCCGACCCGCGCGGCCGGGACCCCCGAGCCGGTGGTGACCGAGGACGTCGTCGACCGCGACGCCGACGCCCGGCGTGACGACCTCGACGCCGACCTCGACGAGCTGGGCGGCGCGGAGCTGCTCCAGCGTGAGCTCGGAGCCAAGCTCATCGAGGAGATCCGCCACCAGTGACCCCGTTGACCCAACAGATCCAGCACCAGACCCAGGACAGGACCCAGGTGAGACCGCGATGACCCAGAACCCCTTCGACGCGCTCGGCGGCGGCGGTTTCGACATGAACGCGCTCCTGCAGCAGGCCCAGCAGATGCAGGAGCAGCTCCAGCAGGCCCAGGAGCGCCTGGCCGACTCCACCGTGGAGGGCACCGTGGCCGGCGGCGCCGTGACGGTGACTGTCAACGGCGTCGGCGAGCTGGTCGGCGTCGCGATCAAGGCCGGGCAGTTCGACGGCGAGGACGCCGACGACCTCTCCGATCTCGGCGACATGGTCGTGGCCGCCTACCGCGACGCCAAGGCCCAGGCCGACGCCCTCGCGAGCGAGACGCTCGGCCCGCTGGCCGGAGGTCTCGCCGGGGGCGACGCCCCCGGCGGGCTGCCCGGTCAGCTCGGTTTCTAGGAACCCGCCTTGTACGAAGGTGTCGTCCAGGACCTGATCGACGAGCTGGGCCGCCTGCCCGGTGTGGGTCCCAAGAGCGCGCAGCGCATCGCGTTCCACATCCTGCAGGCCGACCCGGTCGACGTGCGCCGTCTCGCCGACGTGCTCACCGAGGTCAAGGCCAAGGTGAAGTTCTGCTCGGTCTGCTTCAACGTCTCCGAGGACGAGCAGTGCCGCATCTGCCGCGACCCACGTCGTGACCCCTCGGTGCTGTGCGTGGTCGAGGAGTACAAGGACGTCGTCGCGATCGAGCGGACCCGCGAGTTCCGGGGTCGCTACCACGTGCTCGGCGGGGCGATCTCGCCGATCGACGGGATCGGCCCCGACCAGCTGCGCATCCGTGAGCTGATGACGCGCCTGGCCGACGGCGCCATCACCGAGACGATCCTGGCGACCGACCCCAACCTCGAGGGGGAGGCGACGGCGACCTACCTGACCCGGATGCTGCGTCCCCTGGGGTTGCGCGTGACGCGTCTGGCGAGTGGACTGCCGGTGGGGGGTGATCTCGAGTACGCCGATGAGGTGACTCTCGGCCGAGCATTCGCAGGAAGGCGGACCGCCGAATGAGCAGCCACAGCCCCACCCCCAGTGCTCCTCCCGCCGCGGTCCTCGACGCCGCGACCGAGGACTTCGCCCAGCAGATCGCCGACCAGGTGGAGAGCTTCCTGCTCGCCCTGCAGGCCATCGCCCGCGACGAGGCCGGCGGGCGGGCGATCTCGCTGCTGCTCCTCGAGGTCAGCCAGCTCCTGCTGGCCGGTGCCCGCCTGGGCGCGCAGTCGGACTTCACCCCGGACGAGGAGTACCAGCCCGACGTCGGGCCGGACCCCGACCTCGACCTGATGCGCGAGCGGCTGGCCCGGCTGCTGGAGTCGGTGGACACCTACGTCGTGAACTTCGACGCCTACGCCCCCGAGCTTGTCGAGGAGCACCTCTCCGACGACCTCGCGGCCATCGCCGCGGAGGTCGCCAACGGACTGCGCCACCATCGGGCCGGCAACCTCGCCGAGGCGCTGTGGTGGTGGCAGTTCTCCTACGTCTCCTCCTGGGGCAATACCGCGAGCGGCGTCCTGCGCGCGCTCCAGTCGATCGTGACCCACGACCGCCTCGACACCGAGGAGCTCGACGAGGACGAGCAGCTTGCCGCAGCTGATGAGATGCTCGGTGGGAGCGAGGAGCCCGCGCGATAAACTCGGGGGCGCCGCCAGGGGCGCCCGGGCCAGACTTGGTCCGCGCCCCTTTTGCTGTGCGGTTCGTCCAGGGATCTCCACCGAGTTGCGAGGGAAGCAGTCGTGAGCATTGTCGTGCAGAAGTACGGCGGCTCGTCCGTCGCTGACGCAGCCGGCATCAAGCGGGTGGCGCAGCGCATCGTGAACACCCGCAAGGCCGGTCACGACGTCGTCGTGGTCGTGTCGGCGATGGGTGACACCACCGACGAGCTCCGCGACCTCGCCGAGCAGGTCTCCCCGCTGCCGCCGCCGCGCGAGCTCGACATGCTGCTGACCGCCGGGGAGCGGATGTCGATGGCGCTCGTGGCCATGGCGATCGCCCAGCTCGGTCACAAGGCCCAGTCCTTCACCGGCTCCCAGGCCGGCGTGATCACCGACTCCGCCCACGGTCGCGCCAAGATCATCGACATCACCCCGGGCCGCATCGAGCAGGCCCTCGCCGACGGTGCGATCG from Nocardioides sp. dk884 harbors:
- the recR gene encoding recombination mediator RecR, which produces MYEGVVQDLIDELGRLPGVGPKSAQRIAFHILQADPVDVRRLADVLTEVKAKVKFCSVCFNVSEDEQCRICRDPRRDPSVLCVVEEYKDVVAIERTREFRGRYHVLGGAISPIDGIGPDQLRIRELMTRLADGAITETILATDPNLEGEATATYLTRMLRPLGLRVTRLASGLPVGGDLEYADEVTLGRAFAGRRTAE
- a CDS encoding YbaB/EbfC family nucleoid-associated protein, with translation MTQNPFDALGGGGFDMNALLQQAQQMQEQLQQAQERLADSTVEGTVAGGAVTVTVNGVGELVGVAIKAGQFDGEDADDLSDLGDMVVAAYRDAKAQADALASETLGPLAGGLAGGDAPGGLPGQLGF
- a CDS encoding DUF5063 domain-containing protein; the encoded protein is MSSHSPTPSAPPAAVLDAATEDFAQQIADQVESFLLALQAIARDEAGGRAISLLLLEVSQLLLAGARLGAQSDFTPDEEYQPDVGPDPDLDLMRERLARLLESVDTYVVNFDAYAPELVEEHLSDDLAAIAAEVANGLRHHRAGNLAEALWWWQFSYVSSWGNTASGVLRALQSIVTHDRLDTEELDEDEQLAAADEMLGGSEEPAR